The Doryrhamphus excisus isolate RoL2022-K1 chromosome 1, RoL_Dexc_1.0, whole genome shotgun sequence genome includes a window with the following:
- the fynb gene encoding tyrosine-protein kinase fynb isoform X1, whose product MGCVQCKDKEATKLTDDRDTSISHAAGYCYGADPTPQHYPSFGVTSIPNYNNFHTPVAQGMTVFGGVSASHTGTLRTRGGTGVTLFVALYDYEARTEDDLSFRKGERFQIINSTEGDWWDARSLTTGGSGYIPSNYVAPVDSIQAEDWYFGKLGRKEAERQLLSTGNPRGTYLIRESETTKGAFSLSIRDWDDVKGDHVKHYKIRKLDSGGYYITTRAQFDSLQQLVQHYSDRAAGLCCRLVVPCHKGMPRLADLSVKTKDVWEIPRESLQLIKRLGNGQFGEVWMECVDGLCFHLTGVCVNSIPDTVGLSHDAWEVSRDALELELKLGTGCFAEVFYGTWNGTTKVAVKTLKPGTMSPESFLEEAQIMKKLRHDKLVQLYAVVSEEPIYIVTEYMGKGSLLDFLKDGEGRGLKLPNLVDMAAQVAAGMAYIERMNYIHRDLRSANILVGDNLVCKIADFGLARLIEDNEYTARQGAKFPIKWTAPEAALYGKFTIKSDVWSFGILLTELVTKGRVPYPGMNNREVLEQVDRGYRMPCPQDCPISLHELMLQCWKKDAEERPTFEYLQAFLEDYFTATEPQYQPGDNL is encoded by the exons ATGGGCTGTGTGCAATGCAAGGATAAGGAAGCAACCAAACTGACAGACGACAGAGACACCAGCATCTCCCATGCAGCAGGGTACTGCTATGGGGCGGACCCCACGCCACAGCACTACCCCAGCTTCGGGGTCACGTCCATCCCCAACTACAACAACTTCCACACTCCTGTCGCCCAGGGGATGACCGTATTCGGTGGAGTCAGCGCTTCTCACACTGGAACGCTGCGGACCCGTGGTGGGACAG GGGTCACCCTCTTTGTGGCACTTTATGACTACGAGGCACGGACGGAAGATGACCTCAGCTTCAGAAAAGGGGAAAGGTTCCAGATTATCAACAGCAC TGAAGGGGACTGGTGGGACGCACGCTCGCTCACCACCGGTGGCAGTGGTTATATTCCCAGTAATTACGTGGCTCCAGTGGATTCCATCCAGGCTGAGGA CTGGTACTTTGGTAAACTGGGCCGAAAGGAGGCCGAGAGACAGTTATTGTCCACCGGGAACCCACGGGGTACTTACCTCATAcgggagagtgaaaccacaaagG GTGCCTTCTCCTTGTCCATACGAGACTGGGACGATGTGAAAGGCGACCACGTCAAACATTACAAGATCCGGAAACTGGACAGCGGAGGCTACTACATCACCACCAGGGCTCAATTTGACTCGCTACAGCAGCTGGTTCAGCACTACTCAG ACCGAGCCGCCGGTCTCTGCTGTCGTTTGGTGGTTCCCTGCCACAAAGGGATGCCCCGCCTCGCTGACCTGTCAGTCAAAACCAAAGACGTGTGGGAGATCCCGCGGGAGTCACTGCAGCTGATAAAGCGTCTCGGGAATGGGCAGTTTGGGGAAGTGTGGATGG AGTGTGTGGATGGTTTGTGCTTTCATTTAACGGGCGTGTGTGTCAACTCCATCCCTGACACTGTGGGCTTGAGTCATGACGCCTGGGAGGTCAGCAGAGACGCGCTTGAATTGGAATTAAAGCTGGGGACAGGATGTTTTGCTGAGGTTTTTTACG GCACATGGAACGGCACCACGAAAGTGGCGGTGAAGACTCTGAAACCTGGCACCATGTCCCCTGAGTCCTTCCTGGAGGAGGCTCAGATCATGAAGAAACTCCGCCATGACAAGCTGGTGCAGCTCTACGCTGTCGTGTCCGAAGAGCCCATTTACATTGTCACAGAGTACATGGGCAAAG GAAGCTTACTGGACTTCTTGAAGGATGGAGAAGGACGAGGGTTGAAACTGCCCAACCTCGTAGACATGGCAGCTCAG GTGGCAGCAGGCATGGCTTACATCGAGAGGATGAACTACATCCACAGAGACCTTCGCTCCGCCAACATCCTGGTCGGAGATAACCTGGTATGTAAGATCGCTGACTTCGGCTTGGCCCGACTCATCGAAGACAACGAATACACGGCTCGGCAGG GTGCAAAGTTTCCCATCAAGTGGACCGCCCCGGAGGCTGCGCTGTACGGGAAGTTCACCATCAAGTCCGACGTTTGGTCCTTTGGCATCTTGCTGACAGAGCTGGTCACCAAGGGTCGAGTGCCTTATCCAG GCATGAACAACCGCGAGGTTCTGGAGCAGGTGGATCGAGGCTACAGGATGCCGTGCCCCCAGGACTGCCCCATTTCCCTGCATGAGCTGATGCTGCAGTGTTGGAAGAAAGACGCGGAGGAGCGACCCACGTTTGAGTACCTGCAGGCCTTCTTGGAGGATTACTTCACAGCCACTGAGCCTCAGTACCAGCCCGGAGACAACCTCTGA
- the fynb gene encoding tyrosine-protein kinase fynb isoform X2 has protein sequence MGCVQCKDKEATKLTDDRDTSISHAAGYCYGADPTPQHYPSFGVTSIPNYNNFHTPVAQGMTVFGGVSASHTGTLRTRGGTGVTLFVALYDYEARTEDDLSFRKGERFQIINSTEGDWWDARSLTTGGSGYIPSNYVAPVDSIQAEDWYFGKLGRKEAERQLLSTGNPRGTYLIRESETTKGAFSLSIRDWDDVKGDHVKHYKIRKLDSGGYYITTRAQFDSLQQLVQHYSDRAAGLCCRLVVPCHKGMPRLADLSVKTKDVWEIPRESLQLIKRLGNGQFGEVWMGTWNGTTKVAVKTLKPGTMSPESFLEEAQIMKKLRHDKLVQLYAVVSEEPIYIVTEYMGKGSLLDFLKDGEGRGLKLPNLVDMAAQVAAGMAYIERMNYIHRDLRSANILVGDNLVCKIADFGLARLIEDNEYTARQGAKFPIKWTAPEAALYGKFTIKSDVWSFGILLTELVTKGRVPYPGMNNREVLEQVDRGYRMPCPQDCPISLHELMLQCWKKDAEERPTFEYLQAFLEDYFTATEPQYQPGDNL, from the exons ATGGGCTGTGTGCAATGCAAGGATAAGGAAGCAACCAAACTGACAGACGACAGAGACACCAGCATCTCCCATGCAGCAGGGTACTGCTATGGGGCGGACCCCACGCCACAGCACTACCCCAGCTTCGGGGTCACGTCCATCCCCAACTACAACAACTTCCACACTCCTGTCGCCCAGGGGATGACCGTATTCGGTGGAGTCAGCGCTTCTCACACTGGAACGCTGCGGACCCGTGGTGGGACAG GGGTCACCCTCTTTGTGGCACTTTATGACTACGAGGCACGGACGGAAGATGACCTCAGCTTCAGAAAAGGGGAAAGGTTCCAGATTATCAACAGCAC TGAAGGGGACTGGTGGGACGCACGCTCGCTCACCACCGGTGGCAGTGGTTATATTCCCAGTAATTACGTGGCTCCAGTGGATTCCATCCAGGCTGAGGA CTGGTACTTTGGTAAACTGGGCCGAAAGGAGGCCGAGAGACAGTTATTGTCCACCGGGAACCCACGGGGTACTTACCTCATAcgggagagtgaaaccacaaagG GTGCCTTCTCCTTGTCCATACGAGACTGGGACGATGTGAAAGGCGACCACGTCAAACATTACAAGATCCGGAAACTGGACAGCGGAGGCTACTACATCACCACCAGGGCTCAATTTGACTCGCTACAGCAGCTGGTTCAGCACTACTCAG ACCGAGCCGCCGGTCTCTGCTGTCGTTTGGTGGTTCCCTGCCACAAAGGGATGCCCCGCCTCGCTGACCTGTCAGTCAAAACCAAAGACGTGTGGGAGATCCCGCGGGAGTCACTGCAGCTGATAAAGCGTCTCGGGAATGGGCAGTTTGGGGAAGTGTGGATGG GCACATGGAACGGCACCACGAAAGTGGCGGTGAAGACTCTGAAACCTGGCACCATGTCCCCTGAGTCCTTCCTGGAGGAGGCTCAGATCATGAAGAAACTCCGCCATGACAAGCTGGTGCAGCTCTACGCTGTCGTGTCCGAAGAGCCCATTTACATTGTCACAGAGTACATGGGCAAAG GAAGCTTACTGGACTTCTTGAAGGATGGAGAAGGACGAGGGTTGAAACTGCCCAACCTCGTAGACATGGCAGCTCAG GTGGCAGCAGGCATGGCTTACATCGAGAGGATGAACTACATCCACAGAGACCTTCGCTCCGCCAACATCCTGGTCGGAGATAACCTGGTATGTAAGATCGCTGACTTCGGCTTGGCCCGACTCATCGAAGACAACGAATACACGGCTCGGCAGG GTGCAAAGTTTCCCATCAAGTGGACCGCCCCGGAGGCTGCGCTGTACGGGAAGTTCACCATCAAGTCCGACGTTTGGTCCTTTGGCATCTTGCTGACAGAGCTGGTCACCAAGGGTCGAGTGCCTTATCCAG GCATGAACAACCGCGAGGTTCTGGAGCAGGTGGATCGAGGCTACAGGATGCCGTGCCCCCAGGACTGCCCCATTTCCCTGCATGAGCTGATGCTGCAGTGTTGGAAGAAAGACGCGGAGGAGCGACCCACGTTTGAGTACCTGCAGGCCTTCTTGGAGGATTACTTCACAGCCACTGAGCCTCAGTACCAGCCCGGAGACAACCTCTGA
- the fynb gene encoding tyrosine-protein kinase fynb isoform X3, which yields MGCVQCKDKEATKLTDDRDTSISHAAGYCYGADPTPQHYPSFGVTSIPNYNNFHTPVAQGMTVFGGVSASHTGTLRTRGGTGVTLFVALYDYEARTEDDLSFRKGERFQIINSTEGDWWDARSLTTGGSGYIPSNYVAPVDSIQAEDWYFGKLGRKEAERQLLSTGNPRGTYLIRESETTKGAFSLSIRDWDDVKGDHVKHYKIRKLDSGGYYITTRAQFDSLQQLVQHYSECVDGLCFHLTGVCVNSIPDTVGLSHDAWEVSRDALELELKLGTGCFAEVFYGTWNGTTKVAVKTLKPGTMSPESFLEEAQIMKKLRHDKLVQLYAVVSEEPIYIVTEYMGKGSLLDFLKDGEGRGLKLPNLVDMAAQVAAGMAYIERMNYIHRDLRSANILVGDNLVCKIADFGLARLIEDNEYTARQGAKFPIKWTAPEAALYGKFTIKSDVWSFGILLTELVTKGRVPYPGMNNREVLEQVDRGYRMPCPQDCPISLHELMLQCWKKDAEERPTFEYLQAFLEDYFTATEPQYQPGDNL from the exons ATGGGCTGTGTGCAATGCAAGGATAAGGAAGCAACCAAACTGACAGACGACAGAGACACCAGCATCTCCCATGCAGCAGGGTACTGCTATGGGGCGGACCCCACGCCACAGCACTACCCCAGCTTCGGGGTCACGTCCATCCCCAACTACAACAACTTCCACACTCCTGTCGCCCAGGGGATGACCGTATTCGGTGGAGTCAGCGCTTCTCACACTGGAACGCTGCGGACCCGTGGTGGGACAG GGGTCACCCTCTTTGTGGCACTTTATGACTACGAGGCACGGACGGAAGATGACCTCAGCTTCAGAAAAGGGGAAAGGTTCCAGATTATCAACAGCAC TGAAGGGGACTGGTGGGACGCACGCTCGCTCACCACCGGTGGCAGTGGTTATATTCCCAGTAATTACGTGGCTCCAGTGGATTCCATCCAGGCTGAGGA CTGGTACTTTGGTAAACTGGGCCGAAAGGAGGCCGAGAGACAGTTATTGTCCACCGGGAACCCACGGGGTACTTACCTCATAcgggagagtgaaaccacaaagG GTGCCTTCTCCTTGTCCATACGAGACTGGGACGATGTGAAAGGCGACCACGTCAAACATTACAAGATCCGGAAACTGGACAGCGGAGGCTACTACATCACCACCAGGGCTCAATTTGACTCGCTACAGCAGCTGGTTCAGCACTACTCAG AGTGTGTGGATGGTTTGTGCTTTCATTTAACGGGCGTGTGTGTCAACTCCATCCCTGACACTGTGGGCTTGAGTCATGACGCCTGGGAGGTCAGCAGAGACGCGCTTGAATTGGAATTAAAGCTGGGGACAGGATGTTTTGCTGAGGTTTTTTACG GCACATGGAACGGCACCACGAAAGTGGCGGTGAAGACTCTGAAACCTGGCACCATGTCCCCTGAGTCCTTCCTGGAGGAGGCTCAGATCATGAAGAAACTCCGCCATGACAAGCTGGTGCAGCTCTACGCTGTCGTGTCCGAAGAGCCCATTTACATTGTCACAGAGTACATGGGCAAAG GAAGCTTACTGGACTTCTTGAAGGATGGAGAAGGACGAGGGTTGAAACTGCCCAACCTCGTAGACATGGCAGCTCAG GTGGCAGCAGGCATGGCTTACATCGAGAGGATGAACTACATCCACAGAGACCTTCGCTCCGCCAACATCCTGGTCGGAGATAACCTGGTATGTAAGATCGCTGACTTCGGCTTGGCCCGACTCATCGAAGACAACGAATACACGGCTCGGCAGG GTGCAAAGTTTCCCATCAAGTGGACCGCCCCGGAGGCTGCGCTGTACGGGAAGTTCACCATCAAGTCCGACGTTTGGTCCTTTGGCATCTTGCTGACAGAGCTGGTCACCAAGGGTCGAGTGCCTTATCCAG GCATGAACAACCGCGAGGTTCTGGAGCAGGTGGATCGAGGCTACAGGATGCCGTGCCCCCAGGACTGCCCCATTTCCCTGCATGAGCTGATGCTGCAGTGTTGGAAGAAAGACGCGGAGGAGCGACCCACGTTTGAGTACCTGCAGGCCTTCTTGGAGGATTACTTCACAGCCACTGAGCCTCAGTACCAGCCCGGAGACAACCTCTGA
- the fynb gene encoding tyrosine-protein kinase fynb isoform X4, whose protein sequence is MGCVQCKDKEATKLTDDRDTSISHAAGYCYGADPTPQHYPSFGVTSIPNYNNFHTPVAQGMTVFGGVSASHTGTLRTRGGTGVTLFVALYDYEARTEDDLSFRKGERFQIINSTEGDWWDARSLTTGGSGYIPSNYVAPVDSIQAEDWYFGKLGRKEAERQLLSTGNPRGTYLIRESETTKGAFSLSIRDWDDVKGDHVKHYKIRKLDSGGYYITTRAQFDSLQQLVQHYSGTWNGTTKVAVKTLKPGTMSPESFLEEAQIMKKLRHDKLVQLYAVVSEEPIYIVTEYMGKGSLLDFLKDGEGRGLKLPNLVDMAAQVAAGMAYIERMNYIHRDLRSANILVGDNLVCKIADFGLARLIEDNEYTARQGAKFPIKWTAPEAALYGKFTIKSDVWSFGILLTELVTKGRVPYPGMNNREVLEQVDRGYRMPCPQDCPISLHELMLQCWKKDAEERPTFEYLQAFLEDYFTATEPQYQPGDNL, encoded by the exons ATGGGCTGTGTGCAATGCAAGGATAAGGAAGCAACCAAACTGACAGACGACAGAGACACCAGCATCTCCCATGCAGCAGGGTACTGCTATGGGGCGGACCCCACGCCACAGCACTACCCCAGCTTCGGGGTCACGTCCATCCCCAACTACAACAACTTCCACACTCCTGTCGCCCAGGGGATGACCGTATTCGGTGGAGTCAGCGCTTCTCACACTGGAACGCTGCGGACCCGTGGTGGGACAG GGGTCACCCTCTTTGTGGCACTTTATGACTACGAGGCACGGACGGAAGATGACCTCAGCTTCAGAAAAGGGGAAAGGTTCCAGATTATCAACAGCAC TGAAGGGGACTGGTGGGACGCACGCTCGCTCACCACCGGTGGCAGTGGTTATATTCCCAGTAATTACGTGGCTCCAGTGGATTCCATCCAGGCTGAGGA CTGGTACTTTGGTAAACTGGGCCGAAAGGAGGCCGAGAGACAGTTATTGTCCACCGGGAACCCACGGGGTACTTACCTCATAcgggagagtgaaaccacaaagG GTGCCTTCTCCTTGTCCATACGAGACTGGGACGATGTGAAAGGCGACCACGTCAAACATTACAAGATCCGGAAACTGGACAGCGGAGGCTACTACATCACCACCAGGGCTCAATTTGACTCGCTACAGCAGCTGGTTCAGCACTACTCAG GCACATGGAACGGCACCACGAAAGTGGCGGTGAAGACTCTGAAACCTGGCACCATGTCCCCTGAGTCCTTCCTGGAGGAGGCTCAGATCATGAAGAAACTCCGCCATGACAAGCTGGTGCAGCTCTACGCTGTCGTGTCCGAAGAGCCCATTTACATTGTCACAGAGTACATGGGCAAAG GAAGCTTACTGGACTTCTTGAAGGATGGAGAAGGACGAGGGTTGAAACTGCCCAACCTCGTAGACATGGCAGCTCAG GTGGCAGCAGGCATGGCTTACATCGAGAGGATGAACTACATCCACAGAGACCTTCGCTCCGCCAACATCCTGGTCGGAGATAACCTGGTATGTAAGATCGCTGACTTCGGCTTGGCCCGACTCATCGAAGACAACGAATACACGGCTCGGCAGG GTGCAAAGTTTCCCATCAAGTGGACCGCCCCGGAGGCTGCGCTGTACGGGAAGTTCACCATCAAGTCCGACGTTTGGTCCTTTGGCATCTTGCTGACAGAGCTGGTCACCAAGGGTCGAGTGCCTTATCCAG GCATGAACAACCGCGAGGTTCTGGAGCAGGTGGATCGAGGCTACAGGATGCCGTGCCCCCAGGACTGCCCCATTTCCCTGCATGAGCTGATGCTGCAGTGTTGGAAGAAAGACGCGGAGGAGCGACCCACGTTTGAGTACCTGCAGGCCTTCTTGGAGGATTACTTCACAGCCACTGAGCCTCAGTACCAGCCCGGAGACAACCTCTGA
- the LOC131124391 gene encoding probable G-protein coupled receptor 139, which produces MEGVSVTIFVTVQKIYYPLLCIVGIPANLFTFYIICFRKCGMSDTAMVYLSCLAIVDTFYVVWVILIDLTLTFWVLQPFWHSHPWCSILGFLQYGSLYSSSWIVVVFTIERYLALRSTAKQHFSQARVTKLTCAGVVVVSHLASVPLCWINVMESVDITVDGENVTLPRCQYRDETYSTVIVWVTTFLSGGIPIVLVIVFNYLIGCHLHRASNLFTKEERRVIRGRSTKGMVRRTILLLGTVSAAFVVLSLPRFVTYCILRTEYNKVDFDRNNYRIPINIAGDVANMLQNLNSTTNFLLYCVVSRRFRQELVRTLTCTASARDPSSYVTQTLNVFSVSECKATPSQDRPRRESSTL; this is translated from the exons ATGGAAGGAGTCAGTGTGACCATTTTTGTTACCGTGCAGAAGATCTACTACCCACTACTTTGCATCGTGGGTATTCCAG CAAATCTCTTCACCTTCTATATCATCTGCTTCCGCAAATGCGGCATGTCCGACACAGCCATGGTGTACCTGAGCTGTCTGGCCATAGTGGACACTTTCTACGTGGTGTGGGTCATCCTCATTGACCTCACCCTCACCTTTTGGGTGCTGCAGCCCTTCTGGCACTCCCACCCGTGGTGCAGCATCCTGGGCTTCTTGCAGTACGGTTCCCTGTACAGTTCCTCCTGGATCGTGGTGGTGTTCACCATCGAGCGCTACCTGGCCCTCCGCAGCACGGCCAAGCAACACTTCTCCCAGGCTCGGGTCACCAAACTGACCTGCGCGGGCGTGGTTGTTGTGTCGCACTTGGCGTCGGTGCCGCTCTGCTGGATCAACGTTATGGAGTCCGTCGACATCACGGTGGACGGAGAAAATGTCACCTTGCCTCGATGTCAGTACCGGGATGAGACCTACTCCACCGTTATCGTGTGGGTGACCACGTTCCTGTCAGGTGGGATCCCCATCGTGCTGGTCATCGTCTTCAACTACCTCATCGGGTGTCACCTTCACCGCGCCAGCAACCTCTTCACCAAAGAGGAGCGTCGTGTCATCAGGGGGCGGAGCACCAAGGGGATGGTAAGGAGGACCATCCTCCTGCTGGGAACCGTCTCTGCGGCCTTTGTGGTGCTCAGCCTGCCTCGCTTTGTCACGTACTGCATCCTGAGGACCGAGTACAACAAGGTGGACTTCGACCGCAACAACTACCGCATCCCCATCAATATCGCCGGCGACGTGGCCAACATGCTGCAGAACCTCAACTCCACCACAAACTTCTTGCTCTACTGCGTGGTCAGCAGGCGCTTCCGACAGGAGCTGGTTCGAACGCTGACTTGTACAGCGTCCGCCCGTGACCCCTCCTCGTACGTCACACAGACTTTGAACGTCTTTTCCGTTTCAGAGTGTAAGGCCACGCCGTCCCAAGACCGGCCCAGAAGAGAATCCTCAACACTATAA